GATTCAGCTTGAACACTTGGTTGACAAGATATAACCTAGCTTAAGAGTAGTTggtttgaaagaaaaaatataactaCAGATAATAAGacaaagaaaacagaaatttgATACAAATTAGAAGAAAAGTGACCAAGAAAGCTTCTGGAGCCAGTCATATATGCACCTTTCCATTCGAAATTCAAAGCAAACATTAAATGAGATTTGATTGCAAGGGAAAATTACTTGCATACCTTGTAAAACTGGTCAGTTGCTTATATACCTGAGTGAAAATCATATCTTCCCCAAAACACACGGCACacaatattttctttcttcattaTCCCAAAATGGAAGGAGAGAAAAACAGTAGGggtaatttggtttttttttataaaactttatagTTAAGTTATGGGCAAGGGGTATATAAggaaataacaaatatttttaggGGTGCATAAGCAAGTATGAGTTCCACAGAGGTATAATAGATTAACAGAAGTCAACAATTTTTGTGAGGGTATACAGGAAAAAATCCCATAGATTCAATAGACCACAGCTTACTTAGAAATCCACTAAAAATTAGTATTATTgcaaatatatgttattattactattcataAAGTATCTTTACCTGGATTTCTGGATCAGCAACAACATACTGCTTCAAGAGCCGATCACCAAATGCACGAGAAACAGCAAGAACACCACCCACACGCCATGTTCCTGCAAAAGCTTGCCTATTAGAGACATGAAACAGAAGTCTAAGGCAAATTTTCTACTGTAAACAGCTGTAACTTACCTGCCCACATCACAAACCCTCCAGCTTCCTCAATGCGCTGTCGCTCATCAGTTTGGTCAGGCTTGTGATCTCTTGAAACAGCTATAGCTGCAAAATACGCAAGGTaatgtattaaataaatatctagaGGGAAAATAAACAAGATGTTCTAAACAATCCTCTGAAGAACTTCAATGATCATGTGTTTACTAAGAGCACGAATAATTTCATGTGCATCCTACCTCAATTACAATTCATAGGCAATCAGACAAATTAATCAAAGCACCAAAACTTTTGTTTTTCTCACAAGgaacatcaaacaaaattatataccACACTAATCATAATCATGTCAATTAGAATAGTAGAGCTTACTAATGCCTGAATCCATATTTTACCATATGCTGCTAGCAATAGTGACCTACTCAACAATGTAAGCTCTGCTTGAGaagataattaacaaattaattagaGCTTGAAAGAAACTCATAATAAGAAACTACCGCAAAACTTATTACCTTTACTCTGAAAGTAAATGTAAAGTAATACTCAACCATAGCTGTTGAGAACTGACATGAATCTGAATACCTCTTCCAATACCAGAAAGAAATACTTCGCCTCTTATACGTGCCTATGAATCTATGATGGACCACATTAGCTCAATCTTTTATATAACATTGTAAGGTCTGACAGAGCACAAGGTGAAGAaacatttcaagaaaaaaatgaaaaatgcatcAGACCTCTAGAATGCTGGGAAGCAGGTTAGATTTACAATCCTAACTCTTTCGCAACAAACAAgacaaagaaaagatagaaacaCATTCATGTTCCTCGGACATCATGAAATTCTAAATATGTGGAGTTATCGCAAACGACAGGTTCCACGACCATGTGAGTACAATTTAAATTCATAGTATTTTGATATTTCTGTATCTGGACAAAGATATAGAATTAAAACTCCCAGAACAAATCATGATATTTGAAAGAATCATCCCCCTGTGCATCAGAAATAGATCAGAGAAGGAACTTGACTACAAATAACAATGCTGCTATTTTCCTGTTTAAACATTAAGTAGGAAGATAGGATAGAAAAACAACTAGCTCACTCACTCACCCTTTCCTCCTCTACAGATAACAGCTCTGGAGTCCCCAACATTCGCAACAAGCAAGCGGTCACCAACAAGAATAGCAGTCGAAGCAGTGGAACCAGCATCTCTATTCTGATTATTCTCAGATTTCAGAAACTCTGAATCAGTGTGGTTATAAGCATCAGCTGCATAAACACAAAGATGGTCAAcaacataaattaaaacaagaacatACTGAATACACCATAGATCtagtgagaagaaagaaaaccTATAGCTGTCTTCGTATCAGTTATAAACTTCGGGTGTTTTATTAAGTTGCTGAACAGGTTTTGCTTTACATATTCTGCTGCTCGAGCTCCACCATGACCTAGGGATAATGATAATTCCCCAAAAAATGAGATCACAACAATCAACTTGATTTTGGAAAGTTGGGATATCTTTCCAAATAGAGcacaaactaaaaaaacaacagATTACTTCAATGATCTACAGacagagagaaaaaaattataccatCAAACACTCCAAACAAACCAACAATCTCTCCATCAACACCATCAATCCTAGTCTCATAAAAGTCCTCCATAGAAGACCTCTTCCCAGGAGAGCTAGCGTATCCATAGCTAAATTTCCCATTTTGACTACAAAACAGACACCCCCAGACATGAAATCACTACATTCCACGAaaattctcaacaaaaaaatctgaaatttcgCATGAAAACCAAACTAATCGgatcaaaatcacaaaattcaacaaAGAAGAGCCAAACCTGAGACCTCCGCCGCTGACAGGCGCATCCTCCGCCTGAACCCGCCCGGAACTCGACAGCACCGAGTTCAAATACCCCATCTCCGTCAAGATCCAAAGAAGGACAACAACCTCTAGAAATTCAGCAGAAAAACGATGCAATTaccaagaaaaatcaaagaaatataccTGTAAAACAGCCCAGATTCCGATTCAACAACAttacaaacaaatcaaaacgaATTAGAAGAGCAAATCAAAGAGAtgaacaaaaccctaatacctCTTGCCAGCCTTCGAGAGAGAAGAAGTTTGCGTTCGGCTTTTGAGTTTAGTTTTATAGCGTcgagatgaagaagagaagagagagaaaatgttttttttttttaaattatagaaaaaaagtaaggaggttaagtatttttaatatttaatttataattattttttatttggatatTAATAAGTTTAATTGGTTGCATGAGTATGACGTGGCGGGTGGCGAGCTCGGAGTGAGTCAGAGGAACGAGTCAAGACGAACACCATTGCTCCTACGGGTGACACGTGTCCAAATGAGGCATGGGTGATGGTTCTGGATTTCTACAAATACCTACTATTTGCAATGACTTTTAAGTTCGGCATTAAATGTGCTTTTCATTTGGGTATCTTTTAATTTCAGAGTtcgtaaatttatttatttttgggtgaTTACCATTTGAATCGTTTGGCAATTTAATGCGCCATTAATTACTAAACTTACTACTATTATTTTGCTAAGAATTCCTGATTCCAATTTATAGTTTTACAGTTGACTAGTGAGCTGGCTTTTTGTTTTCTAGTAACAATCTATATAAAACagagtaaaaataaaatcataatgtatatatatatatatatataatttt
This portion of the Dioscorea cayenensis subsp. rotundata cultivar TDr96_F1 chromosome 3, TDr96_F1_v2_PseudoChromosome.rev07_lg8_w22 25.fasta, whole genome shotgun sequence genome encodes:
- the LOC120254025 gene encoding probable protein phosphatase 2C 59, whose product is MGYLNSVLSSSGRVQAEDAPVSGGGLSQNGKFSYGYASSPGKRSSMEDFYETRIDGVDGEIVGLFGVFDGHGGARAAEYVKQNLFSNLIKHPKFITDTKTAIADAYNHTDSEFLKSENNQNRDAGSTASTAILVGDRLLVANVGDSRAVICRGGKAIAVSRDHKPDQTDERQRIEEAGGFVMWAGTWRVGGVLAVSRAFGDRLLKQYVVADPEIQEEVIDGSLEFLILASDGLWDVVSNEEAVEMIKPIEDPEQAAKRLMQEAYQRGSADNITCIVVRFLTDRSTDA